A window of Candidatus Neomarinimicrobiota bacterium genomic DNA:
GCCGACGATTCCTTCAGCCGCCCGTTCAGGATGCGGCATCAACCCCAGCACGTTCTTTTCACGATTCAGGACACCGGCAATGTTGCCGACCGAACCATTGGGATTGGCCTCCGGGAGTACCTCCCCCCCTGGGGTCGCATAGCGAAAAGCAATCTGACCGGATTGCTC
This region includes:
- a CDS encoding phosphoribosylformylglycinamidine synthase subunit PurQ, giving the protein EQSGQIAFRYATPGGEVLPEANPNGSVGNIAGVLNREKNVLGLMPHPERAAEGIVGSDDGLAFFKSIVEAG